Proteins from one Setaria italica strain Yugu1 chromosome V, Setaria_italica_v2.0, whole genome shotgun sequence genomic window:
- the LOC101771905 gene encoding RING-H2 finger protein ATL74 yields the protein MGVHVRSMSWYLGPPGSPAPAGSAAAEAQHALSSNPGGSDTSFDTNMVIILAALLFALLFALGLNSLARCLIRWARRAASVGEGGAGAGAGGGRGGGGLKRRALRSLPVEVYGACSADGSAAGAADVCAICLGEFADGEKVRVLPRCAHGFHVRCVDTWLLSHDSCPTCRGTVLDAAAAGNAKAAASAPAAAAGGSRRQGSEAAAIAVVIG from the coding sequence atggGCGTGCACGTCCGGTCGATGAGCTGGTACCTGGGCCCGCCGggttcgccggcgccggccgggagcgcggccgcggaggcgcaGCACGCGCTGAGCAGCAACCCGGGGGGCAGCGACACCAGCTTCGACACCAACATGGTCATCATCCTCGCCGCGCTGCTGTTCGCGCTCCTCTTCGCGCTCGGGCTCAACTCGCTGGCGCGGTGCCTCATCCGCtgggcgcgccgcgcggcctcggtgggggagggcggcgctggcgccggcgcggggggcGGCAGGGGCGGGGGAGGGCTCAAGAGGCGCGCGCTCCGGAGCCTCCCCGTCGAGGTCTACGGCGCGTGCAGCGCCGACGggagcgcggccggcgccgccgacgtctGCGCCATCTGCCTCGGCGAGTTCGCGGACGGCGAGAAGGTGCGCGTGCTGCCGCGCTGCGCCCACGGCTTCCACGTCCGCTGCGTCGACACCTGGCTCCTCTCGCACGACTCCTGCCCCACGTGCCGCGGCACCgtgctcgacgccgccgcggccggcaacgccaaggccgccgcctccgcccccgccgccgccgccgggggtaGCCGGCGGCAGGGCAGCGAGGCTGCCGCTATCGCGGTGGTCATCGGATGA